The following DNA comes from Henckelia pumila isolate YLH828 unplaced genomic scaffold, ASM3356847v2 CTG_461:::fragment_3, whole genome shotgun sequence.
AACAAAGCAAAACACATTCTTTTTGTGTGTACTACTGAGTTTATAGACTTTAAATTTCATCTTCGGGCCCGGAAAAACGCATACATAGGGGTTCCCTCAATTTTCGTATCACAATGCTGCTTCATTGAACCTAACTTGATCCATTCACAACCACCCTAGCGATTCCAACATGAAATCAACAAATGCTAACAGGTTTTCACAAGAATCATCGAGATAGAAACAACAAACAAATCAACAACAAAAACGCAGAAAAAAAAGGGATAATCGCGATGAACTCACCACTGAGTATACATATCGACGACCACAACCTTAGTACCAGCTGCTTCCACGATGGGCCAGAAGGTATGCAAACCAACCTCAGTCACTCTGCCCACCTCCGCCACCGCGGCGGCCGCGGCGTCCAAGCTAGCCTTTACCCGTGACCCCGCTCTCAGCCGCCTCTCCGTCCTCGTCACCGTCCGGCGGTAATCACCTGCGACGCAGACCACGGGTTGGCCCGAAATAATCTTGTGGGACACCGGATTTTGCACCAGTGAACTCAACGCAGCCGCACCGTAGAACTGCAAAGCCATTTGCACACTTGGAAATGTAAATGTGAATGGGTGTGAATATTGACTGTAAACGGAGAGAATGGATCGGAGGCCAAGAGAAATTGGAGAGAGTATACTGTATATATACATGGAGATCGTTCACCATCAGTGATGGCGGTGTGAAATTACTATTTTAGCCTTGAGTATCCTTGGGTATTTGGGAATATCTTGGGTGAATTTCGGGATTTCGACCTAATATTTGTGGCACAGGCATAATTGTCCATCTTAATAAGatagtaataaaaaaaacaaaatgtaataGGAAAGAAAATGAGAGGAGGAGTTGTTTCCGCCACAAAGTTGATGTTGGAGGATCACAAAAATTAGAGGAAATGATACAAGTCTATATATTTatcattaatttattattatcttGGGAATTTTATAGAATATATGATCAACGAACCAATAaaattgaaacaaaataattcgACGGTCTCACgagttaattttataaaatgtaTTTCTTATTTGATtcgatcaataaaaaaaatttattttttatatcaaaattaatatttttcattacAATGTCAACCTGTCTCACTGAAAAAATATTCATGACGAGACCCACTCTAAAATTGGAGTCCTAGATaacatttttaagaaaattattcAAAAAGTCTCATGCTATAACGAGTATCGTCACGTATAGAGTGGAGGATGAGGAGCGATGAAACGATATTTGAAGCgtgttttatttatgaaatgatcaAATATGGCCCTGCTTTATACACAATCGAACAGCAATGGGGGATAGTGAATAATGAAATGAAAACTTGTACCTAACTCATATTTAGACAAGAGAATTTGAAAGATCAACGACTGACATGGAAATGTCATTATCGCTCATTCACAATTGTTCTAATAATAACGCTTCTGGTTTTATGAGCATTTCGACATAATACACTCTTGgtttttcaatttcaaaaccACCCGAGTGATTTAATTCCAATTGTAACTAATATTTCTGGAATTTGGATCCTTGTAGTGCACAACAAAGATCCAAAAGCATATGCTGGGCTTGTGACCCTTGACGTTCAATAAGcagcaaaataaaatataaatcattaaaacaaaaGACTCATCACAGTCTTGACTCTCGGCACACTTACAAATCGGTACAGCAACTTGAAGGTATAACAAATCAAGAATCTCTGGGCAACAGCTCATGAGACTGTTAAAAGGTAACTAGACGCTTGATAGCTGTCGGATTTAATATCAAACCCCATCGTTGGACGCCTTGTTATTAGGCTCATAATATATATTCATTCACACAATCAACGCACAACTGAAATCTCCAGTTGTATATATACATACGCATTCAAGAAATCAATGAGGGTCGTCTAGAACATATTTCTTGAAGCAATA
Coding sequences within:
- the LOC140872252 gene encoding thioredoxin F, chloroplastic-like; amino-acid sequence: MALQFYGAAALSSLVQNPVSHKIISGQPVVCVAGDYRRTVTRTERRLRAGSRVKASLDAAAAAVAEVGRVTEVGLHTFWPIVEAAGTKVVVVDMYTQWCGPCKVMAPKFQQLSEKYDDVIFLKLDCNQDNKPLAKELGIKVVPTFKILKDSKIVKEVTGAKFDDLVIAIENARSS